The genomic region GGCGCCGTGAGCGGGACCGCGGGCCAGTGGCCGCTCTACGAGGTATTCGTCCGCGGGCGGCGCGGACTCAACCACGTGCACGTGGGGTCGCTGCACGCCGCCGACGACGCGATGGCGCTGCACCATGCCCGAGACGTCTACACCCGACGCAACGAGGGCGTGAGCATCTGGGTGGTGCGCTCCGACGCCGTCAGCGCCTCCAGCCCGGACGAGAAGGACCCGATGTTCGCGCCGGCCGGCGACAAGGTCTACCGGCACCCCACCTTCTACGCCGTCCCCGAGGACGTCCCGCACCTGTGAGCGCGGAGCACGGAGGAGCCCCCATGACCCAGCCGACCGAGCCGACCCAGCTGCAGCTGGACCCGGTCCTCGACGACTCCCGGTGGGCCTTCGGGACCGGCTTCGCGGACCCGCTCGCCGGGATCGACGCCACGGTGCCGCCCGGCGTGGACGCGCGCGCCCTCGCGGCGTACTCGCTGA from Nocardioides pantholopis harbors:
- the paaB gene encoding 1,2-phenylacetyl-CoA epoxidase subunit PaaB encodes the protein MSGTAGQWPLYEVFVRGRRGLNHVHVGSLHAADDAMALHHARDVYTRRNEGVSIWVVRSDAVSASSPDEKDPMFAPAGDKVYRHPTFYAVPEDVPHL